Proteins encoded within one genomic window of Natator depressus isolate rNatDep1 chromosome 1, rNatDep2.hap1, whole genome shotgun sequence:
- the LOC141981042 gene encoding olfactory receptor 51G2-like, which produces MPTCNETNISPARFLLAGIPGLKAHGPLISIPFCSMYLIAILGNGLILFVIKTQQNLHQPMYLFLSLLSVIDLGLSVSTLPTMLSVFLFNTREIGIDVCLTQLFFIHTFSIMESSVLVAMAFDRFVAIRHPLRYALTLTSARIGNIGLAIIIRGIGLHIPAVILLKRWPYSKIQPLSYSYCLHPDVMKMACADTTPSNFYGLFVVLSSLGLDSVLIVLSYIMILQTVSSITSWQERLKALNTCVSHICVTLLFYTPQISLSMIHRFKKQALPQSQILLSYLHLLFPPVLNPIVYSMKTKEIRKRIMKIFKVPSPL; this is translated from the coding sequence ATGCCAACCTGCAATGAAACCAACATCAGTCCTGCAAGATTCCTCCTGGCAGGCATCCCAGGGCTGAAAGCTCATGGCCCCTTGATCTCCATCCCTTTCTGTTCCATGTACCTCATTGCAATTCTAGGAAACGGTCTGATTCTGTTTGTGATCAAGACACAGCAGAATCTCCATCAGCCCATGTACTTGTTCCTTTCTCTGTTGTCTGTCATCGACCTTGGCTTGTCTGTTTCCACCTTGCCAACAATGCTCAGCGTCTTCCTGTTTAACACCAGAGAAATTGGCATTGATGTCTGTCTGACCCAACTTTTCTTTATTCACACTTTCTCCATCATGGAATCCTCTGTACTCGTAGCCATGGCATTTGACCGCTTTGTTGCAATACGCCACCCGCTGAGATACGCTTTGACTTTAACCAGCGCAAGGATAGGAAACATAGGGCTAGCGATAATAATCAGGGGTATTGGTCTGCATATCCCAGCTGTCATTCTTCTCAAGAGGTGGCCATATAGCAAGATCCAACCTCTCTCTTATTCATATTGTTTGCATCCAGATGTGATGAAGATGGCCTGTGCAGACACTACACCCAGCAACTTCTATGGTTTGTTTGTTGTCCTTTCTTCTCTGGGATTAGACTCAGTGCTCATTGTCTTGTCTTACATCATGATCCTTCAGACTGTATCGAGTATCACATCCTGGCAAGAGCGTCTCAAGGCTCTGAACACCTGTGTCTCCCACATCTGCGTCACCCTGCTTTTCTACACCCCGCAGATCAGTTTGTCTATGATTCACAGGTTCAAGAAACAGGCTCTCCCTCAGAGTCAAATTCTTCTGTCTTATCTCCACCTCCTTTTCCCCCCGGTGCTCAATCCCATTGTATACAGCATGAAAACCAAAGAGATTCGTAAACGGATCATGAAGAttttcaaggttccttccccactctga